One stretch of Caldilineales bacterium DNA includes these proteins:
- a CDS encoding RidA family protein: MKHYRNPLDVHQPIAAAYTHQIEIRGPERLLALSGQVGQRADGFIPDDPIEQLETAFANVIHNLEAAGMDVQDLFKITFYLVGDIDARRRREVTASRLNGHQPCMTVLYVAALANPVYRVEIDAWASKAE; the protein is encoded by the coding sequence ATGAAACACTATCGCAATCCTCTCGATGTGCATCAACCCATCGCCGCCGCCTATACGCATCAGATAGAAATTCGCGGCCCAGAACGATTGTTGGCGCTATCAGGCCAGGTCGGCCAGCGCGCAGACGGCTTCATACCGGATGATCCAATCGAGCAACTCGAGACTGCCTTCGCCAATGTGATCCATAACCTTGAGGCAGCAGGCATGGATGTACAGGATCTCTTCAAAATCACATTCTACCTGGTTGGCGATATCGACGCGAGGCGGCGGCGGGAGGTGACGGCATCGCGCTTGAACGGCCATCAACCGTGTATGACTGTCCTCTATGTTGCCGCACTTGCCAATCCAGTCTACAGGGTCGAGATCGACGCCTGGGCAAGCAAGGCTGAATAG
- a CDS encoding alcohol dehydrogenase catalytic domain-containing protein, producing MLAAVLENLNQMVVKEAPTPEIDDDSALMRVENTSICGSDIRIFHYGNPRVTPPAILGHEASGVIVRVGKNVTRVKEGDRVAIGADFPCGNCKWCRNGLLNNCTTNYAVGYQIPGAFAQYMRLPKLLLQGPVTRIADSLGHQEAALAEPLACAINGFELVNLSLGKSVVIIGLGPIGCMMIDLARLMGATKVIGVQRSQLRMEIAKSYSADAYIDASSEDVVARCLEETDGEGPDIVITASGSVETHEQAVEMVAHRGYVNLFGGLAKGTRPISILSNTIHYKECFLTGSHGSTPRQHELAVHLLEKGLVRVKPLITHHFALAEINAAFEAMESRQGMKVMIHNQG from the coding sequence ATGCTTGCTGCTGTCCTAGAAAATCTGAACCAGATGGTGGTCAAAGAAGCGCCCACGCCCGAAATCGACGACGATTCGGCCTTGATGCGGGTCGAGAACACCAGCATCTGCGGCTCCGACATCCGCATTTTTCATTACGGCAACCCCCGCGTCACCCCGCCCGCCATCCTCGGCCACGAGGCTTCGGGCGTGATCGTCCGTGTGGGCAAGAACGTCACGCGGGTGAAGGAGGGCGACCGGGTGGCGATCGGGGCCGACTTCCCCTGCGGCAACTGCAAATGGTGCCGCAACGGCCTGCTGAACAACTGCACCACCAACTACGCCGTCGGCTATCAGATCCCCGGCGCCTTCGCCCAATACATGCGCCTGCCCAAGCTGCTGCTGCAAGGCCCCGTAACCCGGATTGCCGACAGCCTGGGACACCAGGAAGCCGCCCTGGCCGAGCCGCTGGCCTGCGCCATCAACGGCTTCGAGCTCGTCAACCTCTCGTTGGGCAAGAGCGTCGTCATCATCGGCCTCGGCCCCATCGGCTGCATGATGATCGACCTGGCCCGGCTGATGGGCGCCACCAAAGTCATCGGCGTCCAGCGCAGCCAACTGCGGATGGAGATCGCCAAGAGCTACAGCGCCGACGCCTACATCGACGCCAGTTCCGAAGATGTCGTCGCTCGCTGTCTGGAAGAAACCGATGGTGAGGGTCCGGACATCGTCATCACCGCCAGCGGTTCGGTCGAGACGCACGAACAGGCGGTGGAAATGGTGGCGCACCGGGGCTATGTCAATCTCTTCGGCGGCCTGGCCAAAGGCACGCGACCAATCTCCATCCTCTCCAATACCATCCACTACAAAGAATGCTTCCTCACCGGCTCGCACGGCAGCACACCCCGCCAACATGAACTGGCCGTCCATCTGCTGGAGAAGGGCCTGGTGCGGGTCAAGCCGCTGATCACCCACCACTTCGCCCTGGCCGAGATCAACGCCGCCTTCGAGGCGATGGAATCACGGCAGGGGATGAAGGTGATGATCCACAACCAGGGGTGA
- a CDS encoding DUF4230 domain-containing protein: MTRSRKWLTLVTGAVAVAAFALVVSLTSAQTASAHGGPGGLGGRGGTGVSDTYLADALGITAAELQTAQQEANDAAIDQALADGLITQAQADALKQRSGSVWGRELGHFGLLGADTIDMEALLAKALDISTADLQAARVKAQDAALAAAVEAGNITQEQADQMKAQQALQNYFQTQGLQDKIRSLYEDAVNAAVKAGVITQAQADQILSNQSFGFGMRGLGGPDFGMHGFGGRGHGRGGFDGQWFGAPSSGSSSTAPSTTTTPSFFRF, encoded by the coding sequence ATGACAAGAAGCAGGAAATGGCTCACCCTCGTTACCGGCGCTGTCGCCGTCGCTGCATTTGCACTGGTGGTTTCGTTGACCTCGGCGCAGACGGCCTCCGCCCACGGTGGCCCGGGCGGTCTCGGTGGACGCGGCGGCACTGGCGTCAGTGACACCTACCTGGCCGACGCCCTCGGCATCACTGCCGCCGAGTTGCAGACGGCCCAGCAAGAGGCCAATGATGCTGCCATCGACCAGGCGCTGGCCGATGGGCTGATCACGCAGGCCCAGGCCGACGCCCTCAAGCAGCGGTCGGGCAGCGTCTGGGGCCGCGAACTTGGCCACTTCGGACTGCTCGGCGCCGACACCATCGACATGGAAGCACTCCTGGCCAAGGCCCTGGACATCTCGACCGCTGACCTCCAGGCTGCCAGGGTCAAGGCCCAGGATGCGGCTCTGGCCGCTGCCGTCGAGGCCGGCAACATCACCCAGGAGCAGGCCGACCAGATGAAGGCTCAGCAGGCGTTGCAGAATTACTTCCAGACGCAAGGCCTGCAGGACAAGATCCGCTCGCTCTACGAAGATGCCGTCAACGCCGCCGTCAAGGCGGGCGTGATCACGCAGGCTCAGGCCGATCAGATCCTCAGCAACCAGAGCTTCGGCTTCGGGATGCGCGGTCTCGGCGGCCCTGACTTCGGGATGCACGGCTTTGGTGGACGCGGCCACGGGCGCGGCGGTTTCGACGGCCAGTGGTTCGGCGCCCCCTCGTCGGGCAGTTCCTCGACGGCTCCCTCCACTACCACAACCCCCTCGTTCTTCCGCTTCTAA
- a CDS encoding trypsin-like peptidase domain-containing protein translates to MSAPLLRLRLSLVAAVLLVLTLSLGACGAARPDVEPTAAPTLDANAIVEQVVRRLATAESTDNGRIETIVQQVVQRLQAEANAQAGAPTATVAVALPQTSAPAFSSDLQQMLIDLYQRTNPAVVYIIVPNLGSGSGFVYDDEGHIVTNNHVVSGGSSFEVVFADGERQRATLVGRDVDSDLAVLKVGDLPAGVTPLPLAQPDAVQVGQFVVAIGNPFGEQGSMSLGIVSGLDRSLRSQRGATTSTNAYSLPEVIQTDAPINPGNSGGPLLNLAGEVVGINSAIATDTGVNSGVGFSIPVAAVRRIVPSLIETGSYNYPYLGVSFADSLSLSEQAAYGLAQGEGAYVLGVQAGGPAARAGLRAADASSGRGGDLVVRIDSQPIKDFSDLNSYLAFHTAVGQKITVTVLRNGRSLDLSLTLGARP, encoded by the coding sequence ATGTCCGCCCCCCTTTTGCGGCTGCGCCTTTCCCTCGTTGCCGCCGTCTTGCTTGTCTTGACCCTCAGCCTCGGCGCCTGTGGCGCGGCTCGTCCCGATGTCGAACCAACGGCGGCGCCAACACTCGATGCCAATGCCATCGTCGAGCAGGTGGTGCGGCGTCTGGCAACCGCTGAGAGCACGGACAATGGCCGCATCGAGACCATCGTGCAGCAGGTCGTACAACGGCTGCAAGCAGAAGCCAACGCTCAGGCCGGCGCCCCGACCGCCACAGTCGCAGTCGCCTTGCCGCAAACCAGCGCCCCCGCCTTCAGTTCCGACCTCCAACAGATGCTGATTGACCTGTATCAGCGCACCAACCCGGCCGTCGTCTATATCATCGTCCCCAATCTCGGCAGCGGCAGCGGCTTCGTCTACGATGATGAAGGTCACATCGTCACCAACAATCATGTCGTCTCGGGTGGCAGTAGTTTCGAGGTCGTCTTCGCCGATGGCGAGCGCCAACGGGCGACGCTGGTCGGTCGCGATGTCGATAGCGACCTGGCCGTGCTCAAAGTTGGTGACCTGCCGGCGGGCGTCACGCCCCTGCCCCTGGCGCAACCCGACGCCGTTCAGGTGGGACAGTTCGTCGTCGCCATCGGCAATCCTTTTGGCGAGCAAGGTTCGATGTCGCTCGGCATCGTCAGCGGCCTCGACCGTAGCCTGCGCTCGCAGCGCGGCGCTACGACCTCGACCAATGCCTATTCACTGCCCGAGGTCATCCAGACCGACGCTCCCATCAATCCCGGCAATTCGGGCGGGCCACTGCTCAATCTCGCCGGCGAGGTGGTCGGCATCAACTCGGCCATCGCCACCGATACCGGGGTGAATTCGGGCGTGGGCTTCTCGATCCCGGTGGCGGCGGTGCGGCGCATCGTCCCCAGCCTGATCGAGACCGGCAGCTATAACTATCCCTACCTGGGCGTGAGCTTCGCCGACAGTCTGAGCCTGAGCGAACAAGCGGCCTATGGTCTTGCCCAGGGCGAGGGCGCCTATGTGCTCGGCGTCCAGGCCGGCGGCCCCGCCGCCCGCGCCGGGCTGCGCGCAGCCGATGCCAGCAGCGGACGAGGCGGCGATCTCGTCGTGCGGATCGACAGCCAGCCGATCAAGGATTTCTCGGATCTCAATAGCTATCTGGCCTTCCACACCGCCGTAGGCCAGAAGATCACCGTCACCGTGCTGCGCAACGGGCGCTCGCTCGACCTCTCGCTGACCCTCGGCGCCCGGCCCTAA
- a CDS encoding galactitol-1-phosphate 5-dehydrogenase yields MSENMMQAQVLHAVGDMRYQRIPRPQPGPGQVLVRVAFCGICGSDLPRTFVKGAYRFPIVIGHEFAGTVAEPGPVVSGLAEGDPVAVFPLLWCGVCPACEQGKYAQCLNYGYLGSRNDGALAEFVLAPARNLLPVPDGVSLAAAAMTEPAAVALHALRRAGPLLGQTIAIFGAGPIGLMAAQWARLMGAGKVLVFDIVPQKLALARELGFDEAFHSRAVEAVRQVEEETGGQGAHVCIEAAGAPAATLQALTAARRGGRVVLLGNPSGDVTLPAGLISQFLRRELALLGTWNSDFSAAGNDDDWRAVLAAMASGSLDLEPLITHRVPLAHAFEALKMMRDQTDFYAKVLVDCT; encoded by the coding sequence ATGAGCGAAAACATGATGCAGGCTCAGGTCTTGCACGCGGTCGGTGACATGCGCTACCAACGCATCCCCCGGCCCCAGCCCGGCCCCGGCCAGGTCCTTGTCCGTGTGGCTTTCTGCGGCATTTGCGGCTCCGACCTGCCGCGCACCTTCGTCAAGGGCGCCTATCGCTTCCCCATCGTCATCGGCCATGAGTTCGCCGGCACGGTGGCCGAGCCGGGGCCGGTGGTCAGCGGGCTGGCCGAGGGCGACCCGGTGGCCGTCTTCCCGCTGCTGTGGTGCGGCGTGTGCCCGGCCTGCGAACAGGGCAAGTACGCCCAATGCCTGAACTATGGCTATCTCGGCTCGCGCAACGATGGCGCCCTGGCCGAGTTCGTGCTGGCGCCGGCCCGCAACCTGCTGCCCGTGCCAGACGGCGTCTCGTTGGCGGCGGCGGCGATGACCGAACCGGCGGCCGTCGCCCTCCATGCCCTGCGCCGGGCTGGCCCCCTCCTCGGCCAAACCATCGCCATCTTCGGCGCCGGCCCCATCGGGCTGATGGCGGCGCAGTGGGCGCGGCTCATGGGCGCCGGCAAGGTGCTCGTCTTCGACATCGTGCCCCAAAAGCTGGCCCTGGCGCGAGAACTGGGCTTCGACGAGGCCTTCCACAGCCGAGCGGTGGAGGCTGTGCGCCAGGTGGAGGAGGAAACCGGCGGGCAGGGCGCCCATGTCTGCATCGAGGCCGCCGGTGCGCCCGCGGCCACCCTCCAGGCCCTGACTGCAGCCCGCCGAGGCGGGCGGGTGGTGCTTCTGGGCAATCCTAGCGGCGATGTCACCCTGCCGGCGGGGCTGATCTCGCAGTTCTTGAGGCGGGAACTGGCGCTGCTCGGAACATGGAACTCGGATTTCAGCGCCGCTGGCAACGATGACGACTGGCGGGCGGTGTTGGCGGCGATGGCGTCAGGCAGCCTCGACCTCGAACCGCTGATCACCCACCGCGTCCCGCTCGCCCATGCCTTCGAGGCCCTGAAAATGATGCGCGACCAGACCGATTTCTATGCGAAAGTGCTGGTCGATTGCACTTGA
- a CDS encoding sugar phosphate isomerase/epimerase: MPLQKLSLGVKTDPIEYRYSFEWLFELMAEEGVFHAQLGSFVEMYSLPDAYFLHLRALAADFGIRISSVFTSHRELGGLFRFEHPAWEQVARRNFERMIEIGALVGADSVGGNPGSVLRDRPESKEPGIHRYQEHMRQLLHYAHACGLPAITAETMSCLAEPPTLPDEIKAMGAELFAYHRQHPHTTAAFGYCVDIAHGYADREGKVVWDNAQLFEAALPYLNHVHLKNTDARFDATFGFDPDERARGIVQIERFRDLLIEQGDSLPVSEVVGYLEIGGPKTGRDYSDWRLETLLRPSLRHLKAAFVYPTHRN; the protein is encoded by the coding sequence ATGCCGCTCCAAAAACTATCTCTAGGCGTCAAGACCGATCCCATCGAGTATCGTTACTCGTTCGAGTGGCTGTTTGAGCTGATGGCCGAAGAAGGCGTCTTTCACGCCCAACTCGGCTCTTTCGTCGAAATGTACTCGCTCCCCGACGCCTATTTCCTGCACTTGCGCGCCCTGGCAGCCGATTTCGGCATTCGCATCAGCAGTGTCTTCACCTCGCATCGGGAACTGGGCGGGCTATTCCGTTTCGAGCACCCGGCCTGGGAGCAGGTGGCGCGGCGCAATTTCGAGCGCATGATCGAGATCGGGGCGCTGGTGGGGGCCGATTCGGTGGGCGGCAATCCCGGCTCGGTGCTGCGCGACCGGCCGGAGAGCAAGGAACCGGGGATCCACCGCTACCAGGAGCACATGCGCCAGCTTCTGCACTATGCACACGCCTGCGGTCTGCCCGCCATCACCGCCGAAACGATGTCCTGCCTGGCCGAGCCGCCCACCCTCCCCGATGAAATCAAGGCCATGGGCGCTGAGTTGTTCGCCTACCACCGCCAGCATCCACACACCACCGCCGCCTTCGGCTACTGCGTCGACATCGCCCATGGCTACGCCGACCGGGAGGGCAAGGTCGTTTGGGATAACGCGCAACTGTTCGAGGCCGCCCTGCCCTATCTCAACCACGTCCACCTCAAAAACACCGACGCCCGCTTCGACGCCACCTTCGGCTTCGACCCGGACGAGAGGGCGCGCGGCATCGTCCAGATCGAACGCTTCCGCGACCTGTTGATCGAGCAGGGCGACAGCCTGCCGGTGAGCGAGGTGGTTGGCTATCTGGAGATCGGCGGCCCCAAAACCGGGCGGGATTATTCCGATTGGAGGCTCGAAACCCTTTTGCGCCCGTCTTTGCGCCATCTGAAAGCTGCTTTCGTCTATCCCACACACCGAAATTGA
- a CDS encoding YceI family protein has protein sequence MSKRISAILAVAAIVGLVVVVFVAYTFLKTPEEASQPIAALPIATPAPATLTPAPTQAPAAILTTEAAEADSSATPASEPAAGPTPGPGPAATGPVIFEIVQQATEARFVIQEVLRGADNTVVGVTNQAAGQISIDAANPANSQIGVIQVNARTLTTDNNFRNRAIKNQILRTNDFEFITFAPTEIRGMPASVLPGDTVAFQVAGNLTITDVTRPVVFDVTVTAVSTEQIKGLAETRILWRDFGLFIPDSPSVDTVADDVTLQLEFTANQVDG, from the coding sequence GTGTCCAAACGAATCAGCGCTATTCTTGCTGTCGCCGCCATCGTCGGTCTCGTCGTCGTGGTGTTCGTTGCCTACACCTTCTTGAAGACCCCCGAAGAAGCAAGCCAGCCTATTGCTGCTCTTCCAATTGCCACCCCCGCACCGGCCACGCTCACGCCTGCCCCTACCCAGGCTCCGGCTGCCATCCTTACGACGGAAGCGGCGGAGGCTGATTCCTCAGCCACGCCCGCATCCGAGCCGGCAGCCGGCCCCACGCCGGGGCCTGGGCCGGCGGCGACCGGTCCGGTGATCTTCGAGATCGTGCAGCAAGCAACCGAAGCGCGCTTTGTCATCCAAGAGGTGTTGCGAGGGGCGGATAACACCGTGGTTGGCGTCACCAACCAGGCGGCGGGGCAGATCAGCATCGACGCCGCCAACCCGGCCAACTCGCAGATCGGCGTCATCCAGGTCAACGCCCGCACCCTCACCACCGACAACAACTTCCGCAACCGGGCGATCAAGAACCAGATCCTGCGCACCAACGACTTCGAGTTCATCACCTTCGCGCCGACCGAGATCCGGGGGATGCCGGCGTCGGTGTTGCCTGGCGATACCGTAGCCTTTCAGGTGGCCGGCAATCTCACCATCACCGATGTGACGCGCCCGGTCGTGTTCGATGTGACCGTGACCGCCGTCTCGACCGAGCAGATCAAGGGGCTGGCCGAGACCAGAATCCTGTGGCGCGACTTCGGCCTCTTCATCCCCGACTCTCCCTCGGTCGACACCGTCGCCGATGACGTGACCTTGCAGCTTGAGTTCACCGCCAATCAGGTGGATGGGTAG
- the rpe gene encoding ribulose-phosphate 3-epimerase has translation MPHETRNPQPAIQLAPSMMCADLWRLAETVRELEAAGVDMLHFDLMDAHFAPNLPLGLGLLEWLRPHTALPFDAHLMVEDNDFFIPRLAAIGVQQVSVHVESATHLDRTLSSIRGQGMKAGAALNPATPPSALAYVLEQLDFVLVMTVNPGFAGQKLAPSALRKIADTAAFLRDHGRDIPIQVDGNVSFANIPDMAAAGATILVGGSSSIFAPTGSLTENVHQARQAAEQGAQRRVEGDHP, from the coding sequence ATGCCTCACGAAACACGCAACCCGCAGCCCGCCATCCAACTCGCCCCCTCGATGATGTGCGCCGACCTCTGGCGACTGGCCGAGACCGTGCGCGAGCTGGAAGCAGCGGGCGTGGACATGCTCCATTTCGACCTCATGGACGCGCACTTTGCGCCCAACCTGCCGCTGGGCCTGGGCCTGCTGGAATGGCTGCGCCCGCACACCGCTTTGCCCTTCGACGCCCACCTGATGGTCGAGGACAACGACTTCTTCATCCCCAGGCTGGCCGCGATCGGCGTCCAACAGGTTTCGGTCCATGTCGAGTCGGCCACCCACCTCGACCGCACGTTGTCCTCGATCCGTGGGCAGGGGATGAAAGCCGGCGCCGCCCTCAACCCCGCCACCCCGCCCTCTGCCCTGGCTTATGTCCTCGAACAACTCGATTTCGTCCTTGTCATGACCGTCAACCCTGGCTTTGCCGGGCAGAAACTGGCCCCCTCCGCCCTGCGCAAGATCGCCGACACCGCCGCCTTCTTGCGCGACCACGGCCGGGACATCCCCATCCAGGTCGATGGCAATGTCAGCTTCGCCAACATCCCCGACATGGCGGCGGCCGGGGCGACGATCCTGGTAGGGGGAAGCAGCAGCATCTTCGCCCCCACCGGCTCGCTGACCGAAAACGTCCACCAGGCCCGCCAGGCCGCGGAGCAGGGGGCGCAACGGAGGGTCGAAGGAGACCACCCATGA
- a CDS encoding HAMP domain-containing histidine kinase, with protein MRSLTLKLTLSFLVVGLIGAVLVALFVGLRTRSEFDRFVLDAYQSNLLQSLTSFYQEEGSWENIGAIVIRTPWRHGPEFAPAPVVLADGVGEVIYGGGSYQVGQKLSRADLTRAVPVAVDGQVVGRLLFETDGVATSSRPSPEAAFLQRVNRAILFGALGATAAALLLGILLARGISGPVRDLTLATQAVAQGELGRQVEVHTRDEIGELAASFNRMSTDLARESELRRQMTADIAHDLRTPLSVILGYTEALSDGKLKGAPAMYGVMHDEAMHLQRLIDDLRTLSLADAGELSLALVKCAPQSLLDRVAAAHAVAAAEKNITLQVRADPTLPEVMVDPERMAQVLNNLVSNALRFTLSGGSVSLAAEAAPGQVRLLVRDSGVGIAADDLPKVFERFYRGDRARSESEGESGLGLAIAKSLTEAQGGRISVASEVGQGTTFTITLPA; from the coding sequence ATGCGCTCGCTCACACTCAAACTCACCCTTTCTTTCCTGGTCGTGGGGTTGATCGGGGCCGTTCTGGTCGCGCTCTTCGTCGGTCTGCGCACGCGCAGCGAGTTCGACCGTTTTGTACTCGACGCCTATCAATCCAACTTGCTGCAAAGCCTGACGAGCTTTTATCAGGAGGAAGGGAGCTGGGAGAATATCGGCGCCATCGTCATTCGCACGCCCTGGCGACACGGGCCGGAATTTGCGCCGGCGCCGGTGGTATTGGCCGATGGCGTGGGTGAAGTGATTTATGGCGGCGGTAGCTACCAGGTGGGGCAGAAGTTGTCGCGCGCCGACCTAACCCGCGCGGTGCCGGTGGCGGTGGATGGCCAGGTGGTCGGCCGCCTGCTATTCGAGACCGATGGCGTCGCCACCTCCTCACGGCCGTCGCCCGAAGCGGCCTTCTTACAGCGGGTGAATCGTGCCATCCTCTTCGGCGCCCTCGGCGCTACGGCGGCGGCACTGCTGCTCGGCATCCTCCTGGCTCGCGGCATCTCCGGGCCGGTGCGCGACCTGACGCTGGCCACACAGGCCGTCGCCCAGGGTGAACTGGGGCGGCAGGTGGAGGTGCACACCCGCGACGAGATCGGCGAACTGGCCGCGAGCTTCAACCGCATGAGCACCGACCTGGCCCGCGAGTCCGAGTTGCGCCGGCAGATGACCGCCGACATCGCCCACGATCTGCGCACCCCCCTCAGCGTCATTCTCGGCTATACCGAGGCCCTGTCCGATGGCAAGCTCAAGGGCGCCCCGGCCATGTACGGCGTCATGCACGACGAAGCCATGCATCTGCAACGGCTGATCGACGATCTCCGCACCCTCTCTCTGGCCGATGCCGGCGAGCTTTCGCTGGCGCTCGTCAAGTGTGCGCCGCAGTCCTTGCTCGACCGCGTCGCTGCCGCCCATGCCGTCGCCGCCGCCGAAAAGAATATCACCCTGCAGGTGCGCGCCGACCCCACGTTGCCGGAGGTGATGGTCGACCCCGAACGGATGGCCCAGGTGCTCAACAACTTGGTCAGCAATGCCTTGCGTTTCACACTGAGCGGGGGGAGCGTTTCGTTAGCAGCCGAGGCGGCGCCGGGCCAGGTGCGTCTGCTTGTGCGCGATTCCGGCGTCGGCATTGCCGCCGACGACCTGCCCAAGGTCTTCGAGCGTTTCTACCGCGGGGACCGGGCGCGCAGCGAATCCGAAGGCGAGTCGGGTCTGGGCCTGGCCATCGCCAAATCGTTGACCGAGGCGCAGGGCGGCCGCATCAGCGTCGCCAGCGAAGTGGGGCAAGGGACGACGTTCACGATCACCTTGCCTGCGTAG
- a CDS encoding intradiol ring-cleavage dioxygenase — MDNDDRQVGRVLTRRQLLGLVGGGSLALFLGGGGLLGKITYLPMVTGGEGGTAQPTATPTSTPGGICVVRPEMTVGPYFVDEQLNRADIRSDPISGLVRVGTELRLALRVFSVGNNQCTPLPGAYVDIWHCDAAGLYSDVQNEGTVGQKFLRGYQVTDANGAANFTTIYPGWYRGRAVHIHFKIRDALVANPASYHFISQFFFEESLTDQVHSQAPYAAKGTRDTHNSEDNIYLNSGGEQMVLPVVQVGSHYEATFDIAFALD, encoded by the coding sequence ATGGACAATGACGATCGGCAAGTCGGCCGCGTCTTGACGCGACGGCAGCTACTAGGACTCGTAGGCGGCGGCTCGCTTGCCCTTTTTCTCGGTGGGGGCGGTCTGTTGGGCAAGATCACCTATCTACCGATGGTGACAGGCGGCGAGGGTGGAACCGCTCAGCCGACAGCAACGCCAACTTCGACGCCAGGCGGCATCTGTGTCGTGCGTCCGGAGATGACCGTTGGCCCCTACTTCGTCGATGAGCAGCTCAACCGCGCCGACATTCGCAGCGATCCCATAAGCGGTTTGGTGCGGGTAGGAACGGAACTGCGCCTGGCCTTGCGCGTCTTTAGCGTGGGAAATAACCAGTGCACTCCCCTTCCCGGCGCCTATGTCGATATCTGGCACTGTGACGCAGCCGGCCTTTATTCCGATGTTCAGAACGAAGGCACTGTGGGCCAGAAGTTCCTGCGCGGTTATCAGGTCACAGATGCAAACGGAGCAGCCAACTTCACCACCATCTATCCGGGCTGGTACAGAGGCCGCGCCGTCCATATCCATTTCAAGATTCGGGATGCACTGGTCGCCAACCCAGCCAGTTACCATTTCATCTCCCAGTTTTTCTTCGAAGAGAGTCTCACCGATCAGGTGCATAGCCAGGCGCCCTATGCCGCCAAAGGAACGCGCGATACCCATAACAGCGAGGACAACATCTATCTCAACAGCGGCGGCGAACAGATGGTGTTGCCCGTTGTGCAGGTGGGTTCACACTACGAAGCAACCTTCGATATCGCCTTCGCCCTCGATTGA
- a CDS encoding response regulator transcription factor, which produces MPKILVIDDSRNLRQMVSSYLEQEGWRVVTAANGREGLRLAEQESPDLIILDLMMPEMGGYEFLREVGPSHRTPIIVLTARMEESDKVLGLELGADDYVTKPFSLRELSARVRAVLRRANGEAKGDDHLLQAGDVALNRETRQATVAAKPVDLTPSEFGLLEALMFKPGRVWSRLDLLDHLQGNTYEGYERTIDVHIRNLRAKIEPDPKNPRYIETVYGAGYRFAVGK; this is translated from the coding sequence ATGCCCAAAATCCTCGTTATCGACGATTCCCGCAACCTGCGCCAGATGGTGAGCAGCTATCTGGAGCAGGAAGGCTGGCGGGTGGTCACGGCGGCCAACGGCCGCGAGGGTCTGCGCCTGGCCGAACAGGAGTCACCCGACCTGATCATCCTCGATCTGATGATGCCGGAGATGGGTGGCTACGAGTTCCTGCGCGAGGTTGGCCCCAGTCACCGCACGCCGATCATCGTCCTCACCGCCCGGATGGAGGAGAGCGACAAGGTGCTGGGCCTGGAGTTGGGCGCCGATGACTATGTGACCAAGCCGTTCAGCCTGCGCGAGTTATCGGCGCGGGTGCGGGCCGTGCTACGCCGTGCCAACGGCGAGGCGAAGGGTGACGACCATCTGCTGCAAGCTGGTGATGTGGCGCTCAATCGCGAGACGCGTCAGGCGACCGTGGCAGCAAAGCCGGTCGATCTCACCCCGTCCGAATTCGGCCTGCTGGAGGCGCTGATGTTCAAACCGGGCCGGGTGTGGTCGCGACTCGACCTGCTCGATCACCTGCAGGGCAACACCTACGAGGGCTACGAACGCACGATCGACGTCCACATCCGCAACCTGCGCGCCAAAATCGAACCCGACCCCAAAAACCCTCGCTACATCGAGACTGTTTATGGGGCCGGTTATCGTTTTGCGGTGGGGAAGTAG